The genomic stretch TAAAAAGGTACGCAAATACAAGTTCATTCCAAGCATCGGGAACTCCAGGGAGACACCAATGACTGCAATCAAGTATAGTAGGAGGATAACTCCATGCGCCAACATGAGCATCAGTTCTGAAGGCTCCCATCAAAGTTACATTTAGAACATTAACGGGAACTTTCATGCTGGCGACAACATCAGCAAGTATATCGCCAAGTTCACTCTTGTCATTTCCTTTGGCCTCAGGTGAAGGCTTTTCTGTTACTTCACATATCGTTTGGTTTAAATCGCTGTAATATGAAACAGGTTTCGTTAGTTCTTACAAAGAAGATACATCATAGCAAGGAAAGAATTATAAGAACAGAAGAAACGAACTTAGTATTTTGCAAGACACATTCAGCTACTTCAAATGAAGTGTAAAACAGATAGTGAACCCAATGGCATAGACACAATTTGATACTGGAACGTAAACATATGTACAGCTCAGAATTGTTTGTGAACTGTGCAGATATGCAACGTCTCCCCCTTGCTCCGGAATAAACGTAATGTCATTAAAAAGAGATTCTTGATTTGATTTAATGAAGTGTAAGAAGAAATTCTGAATCAGAGGTAACTGTTAAGCTGTAGCTAAATTTCCATTCCAAATCTTACATGTTTCCCACATAAATTCAAGAAACAATGTCTGTATCCACATTGCATAGTAGAGTGTATATTTGAAATTGGACACAGAGGTGGGATCCAGTGAAATAAAGTTACTATATATGCCTTGGTGGAGCTGGAAGCAATGTCTGTATCCACATTGCATAGTAGAGTGTATATTTGAAATTGGACAGATGATATATGAAATGCATGTTGGTTAAATGGATAGGTTATCAACAAAAAAATGCAAAATGATAGCATAATAATTAAATCAGTGGAATTACTCATCTCCTTACTGTTCAAGTGTGGGCATAGCAACTAATAGGATTTAATTTACATGTGATTTACATAATGTGGACCTAGCAGTGTTCAGATGCAGATAACGATTGTTATCTAAATTTTACATCTCATAAAAAAATTGTTCGCCATCATATATCACTATATCAGGCAATCATAAATGATCTCTATCCTTACTTTCAAACTATTAAGAAAATTACAGAATTTTTCACATATTTTCTTATGATTAAATTGCATGCATAGTACACTACATCTATATATCACTTCAAGTTAAACTGGCAAAGCATGAATTAAAGTAGGCTGTAAACAAGAGAAGAGCTCTGTAGTGTATGTTATAAACACACCTCCAATGTGATGGCTCATACGTGCGGAAAAACACATGTGTTCGGTTTAAATCAACTCTTCTTTCCACCCAAGAAGCCCAAGTTTGCAGTGCCATCCTGAACGCAACATCAATGGTTGTACCTAGTTTGAGAGCACGTCCAGCCTGAAAATAGCAACCCCTGTTGGGAAGAAAAAATCAGATCAAACTAGGATATCTTTGAAGTTGGACTCAACTCAGATATGCATGAATATGTAACATTTAAAGGGGCAAAAAGGATGTATCAGTTGTCAATGATTTCATGTTAGAACAAGAAAATACTAAGATTGGGTAATTTAATCATGATCTTTCTCAAATATCACAGAACTATGTAACCCACTATTATCACAGAGAAGCTAACcactaatttgaaaaagaaaaccaTGCTGGATGGAAGACATGTAACATCCAGCAAATAGCATCTGTTAAGTCATCAGCAAATCATATTTTCAATTAGCAACAAGATCATATAAGGTCCAGCTTAACCAATGACACGCCCATGCCTATGAGTAGGAAGATTGCTAGTGCAGGCATGACTGTTTCGCAGCTCTATACTCAACTTGGCATAAAAGTAACTAGTGAAGGACGGTAAGGTACAAATGTTGAGGAACTACAGAGGGATGAGGGAAGGGTCTAACAACTGCTGGACCTAGCACAACAAATTTCCCATATCCttactgttcttctttggttcatCCTCTCTGACTTATTTCCATAATCATCCCATCCCAGTATCAAATTTGCTGTTCATATCTCTGTGTAAGCATATACATTTGAATTGAGGTGCATAGGAACGAGATGGTGAGTTAGCCTCAAGCTTTGCTGTTGTTGCTTTGTGCTcgttttacttatttgttaagttGACATCGGAAAGAAGTTGTAAAAAAACCCTATTAGTCTGTTACCTAAAATTATTTTTAGATAGGACAACTTGTTCTTGTTTCAGGAATTGCCCCTGCGGAGGAGAAAGGGTTCCAGGCTCGCCATCAATCCTAGTTGTTGTATCAAAATATGAAGAGGAAGGCACACTGGATCATGTCAGCGATAAATCCCCTTCAAGAGAGTGAATTAAATGTTTATCCTTTCAAACTTCATCTCATATGCTGGGGACTGCAGATATATATTTGTTTGCAACCTGACTAGGAAAAGAACAGGTAGCTAAGCATCCAGTTATCTAAAACTAACTCAGCCAAAATAGGCAATCTATTGTGATGCCAAATGGAGCCTTAGAGCATACAAATATTTAAATCGGTGATACCAGAGAAACAGAGACTATGTTACCTATTCccactgttttttttttcaattcaaCCCATTACATATACACACATGAAATGCAATGCTAACGGAAAACACACATATAAAAAACTAGTGAAGGGCAGGTATGACTGTTTTGCAACTTGGCATAAAAGAAACTAGTGAATTTCGGTAACTTAAAAAAGTTGAGGAACTGCAGGGGGGAGGGGAAGGGTCTAACGACTGGTGGACTTAGCACAGTCTGGGAGTTGTAATGTTAGGTGCATAATAAGAATGGCTAATTACGAAATTTTCCCTACCCTTGCTATTCTTGTTTGGTTCTTCCTCTTGACAAATTCTGATTGCTCTCTGACTTCCATAACTCATCCCCTCCCAGTATCAAGTTTGCTCTTCATATTTCCACGTACAAATATATGTTTGATTTGAGGAGCATAGGAAGGAGAAGCTGAGTTAGGCGCAAGCTAGTGGTTGTTGCTTTGTGCTCGTTTTGCTTACTTTTTAGTGGCGGCGCCAGGCCTTCAAGCCTGTGATGTAATTTCGAATCTGCAATGTCAAATACATGTGTTCATACAAGTTTTATAAATTTTATTTTGCATGATTAATACTTGTATACAAAGGATTTGCCAAAAACCTTTGTGGTCAATTGACCATACCGCTCACAATGTGGCTTCATCTCATATacgctactacctccgtttcacggaataaggcgcacgcgtatttcaagacgaactttgaccataaaaattgagcaacaaaatcttgattatattatatataatttgtatcgttagattcgtattgtaaagaacttttcaatgatactaatttcatacaaacaatgcttatctatttgaagtaatttttggtcaaacaaaaaacacgtaaaacgagggcgccttattccttgaaacggaggtagtattaatCTGCTACGTAAAACCGAATTAAATGTTTATCCTCTAAAACTTCATCTCATATGTTCTGGAATGCAACCTGACTAGGAAAAAAACAGGTAGCTAAACATCCAGTTATCTAAAACCAGCTGAACCAAAATGCGCAATCTACTGTGATGCAGAATGGGGACTTAGAGCATACAAATACATAAAATCGGTGATATCATCGAAACAGAGCTTATGTTACCTTCCTTTAAATACAACCAATTACATATACACACATGAGATGCGATGCGAATGAAAAACACAAACACATATAATGATATATGATGGTTAGTACTACAAAGTGAACATAGCTAAAAACAAAGCAAGAGAGCTTACGTGTTGAACAATTTGGTGGGAGTCCACCAGTGGCCGGTGTTGAAGATGAGCACATCGGCATTGGCCCATTTCCGGCTAATGTTATCCATCTTGTCGAGCCTGAGAGTGGATTTGACCCTCTTGGGGGAGTGCCTGGGCGGAGGGCTCTGCTGGACGAGGAACACGGAGCGGAAGAACTCAACAGTGAGGTCGAAGGCGTCGAACCTGACGGCGAGGAAGCGAATGACCTTGGTGATGTGGTTGCCGTTGACCTCGTAGACGGAGGCGGGGTCGTCGACGCCGGGCATGAGCATGCAGATGAAGGACTCCCACTGCGTGCGGCTCATGGAGTCGCCGACGAAGACGACCCGCCGCCCGCGCAGCCGCTCgagcgcggcgcgggcggcgaagcGCGGCACGTCGCAGCCGCGCGGCCGCCAGCGCCAGCGGAGGTAGGCGGTGTCGGGGCGCCCGTTGGCCAGGCAGTCGAAGCCGCGCTCCGCGAAGGCGCACTCGGAGCTGTTGTAGAGCGGGTAGGTCGGGGCCGGGACCCAGCGGCCGTCGAACACGTCGCAGGTCTCGGGGCGGTGGTggggggaggaggtggtggtggaggtggaggtggtgaagGCGGTTAAGGCCTGCCCCCGCGCTGGGTCGTGGCGGAACGCGTAGAGGTAGAGCAAGCAGGAGAGCGCCAGCGCCGCCGAGGCCAGGCAGAAGGCGCGCGCGGCTCGGTCGAGGGATGGGTTTGAGGAAGAGGCTGCCCACCACCTGCGCTGCGTTGACGACACCCGTGGGCTCACGGGtagggtgccgccgccgccgcccctctgcGCGACGCGCCCCGAGCCGCTCCGGCTGGTGCTCACCATGTCGCGGCCCCCGCCAGATCCCCCATCCCGCGGGGTCCGCCAAATCGGCCCGCCTCGCCGGAGCGGAATCGCGCACGACGCGATGCTGCGGCAGAGCTGTCGACGCGCGCGCGCAGGCGGTGTCTGGGGTTTGACTCTGGCGAGCTGTGTAAAGCGCGCTCACGGCGGCACGGCGCCGGGCGCGGCGAGGGGGAGGCGGTTGCTGGCGCGCGCGCGGCAGGTAGGGACTGGGGGACGGGCGGTGGCGATCTGCGGAACGGGGGAGGCGGCCGCCGTCACTGGCGGGTGGGGCTTTGGAGCCCGGCTGGCCCGCCTGGCCGGGAGCGAAGTGGAGATGCAGGTAGGACGCTGGTGGTGGCGCCGTGCGGAATACCGGGGGCGTACTTCTTGTTGCGGGAAGAACACTCGACTCGAATTGCCAGGTTTACAAGTAAAGTTCTTCGGTGCCAATTATTGTTCGTTTCGTTTTCGTTTCCATTTTCTGCGCCGAAGATttcctttcatgatctgatcggtacGGCCAACCGCCTACTAGAGACGAGAAAAGGTGTAAACAAAGGGAATGGAGGCTGCCACCTACCCAGACTGTGATACTGCCACGATTCTCCATCACAGTACGGTAGCAAACATCTGAGATGTGTTGCTTTGCTGGATGGATAGAATATTTTAGAGATGCCAATCGGAACTTTTGCTACACTAAATTAGAATGGCAACTGGGTAGCTGTCTGACTTGTATCGCTCCTTGCGGGTCTGTGTGATTCAAGCGATTATTATCATAAAGATAGAGGATTAAAATTCCAAGTTACTTTTTCTCGgttatttgtttgtttgtttcctacCTTCCATATGAAAAAAAGATTCCGACATTTTCTTTGCAGCACATTCCATGTAAATTTCATTTGCTCAAACCACTTGGCAAATATCTTTGTTTCTCGTGTGACTTAATCAAACAAATCTAAATTTTCCCATCATTCGAATTGGCGAGAATTCAAAAATTGCGATGCCTATTTGTTTGGGTTGTGTCAACtacatgtgttgttgctactagggagaaaacaacagtgTTTTATCCaacggtaattctattgtttacttttcacgcattgcttaatgcaataatctgttgcgtgcaacttaatactggaaggggttcggacgataaccggaaggtggattattagtcatagacgcagttgaattacggtctatgtattatgttgcgatgcacaaacaaatctcatagtaatcatcttgtcatgtattgtcAGTATTATGTCAATTGCTCgacactgtaatttgttcacccagcgacTACTAACCCTCTCCTCAGATCTCGtcgccggctcctctcccccactgtcggggggatgacccccggtaggtcaagacTATGGCAAATACGCCATGTTAAGATGTATAATTACCGGATTAAAGATTAATCTGGATGCTAAAAGCTCAGTATAGCAGTGCTAAAGTGATACAAGTCGGTATACCAATAGCGGTATGCCGGGGTAAGGGCAACCGGTGGAATCTAAACCGGGACTACGCCCAAGAGACGAAGCTTGGGAAAGACAAAGGATAACAAACCAGATCTCACTGATGAAGGTACCGGGATCCGGCATAAGATCAATTGTAGCATGTCGGCACCcaggtcaaagattccctcaaaGACCAAAGGACAAGATGAGCAAAGcgattcagctttaatcgaagccctgacgccaaaggcgAAGGTGACGTAAAAGAAGCCGGGCGAGGTCATCAAGCCTATGATTAAAGACAGAAGTGCCATCCCTGGAGTCAAAGaaactttataaagtagcttaggtcaGCAAATATacccctagggtttcttcccctgtaagcctcctctccactaaataaggagaggaggggcaccCCTGTGCGAGAGGTTCGAGCAAGAGAGATTAGACTTAGGCTTGTAAGCCGTacgtcttcaacctctggccgttTTGGCTAACTTCTGAAATCCAGTTCATCACTTTACGTGTTTCTTCCCTCCATCTTATCCCTCTCCTGGATCCTCAAGCGTACATCTGGCCCCGAACTTAAGCCTACCCATGGCATCTGTTGTTCCACCAGGACAACAGTTGACGCCCACCgtagggccagcagctgcgcttgctggagttcatatccgGACGGGTTCCATCATCGCCTTCGGCAAGCGAGTTGTGTCTGGTCTCGTCCAgcgcctcggctcgctggacttcgTCACCGACAACGCCGGCTCCTTCGCCAACGGCAGCCACTTCCCCAAGAATGGCCGCATCATCAGCTTCGGCGAGCAtcgcgtctacctcggcaccgtacCGGTGAACCAGTACCCTTCAAAGGTGTTGGACGCGCCGGATCCTCCGATGTACGCCGCCGCTCGTTGGTCGCGTGCTGATCGCACAGCTTGCGGCGTCGAGGTGATGGTCACCGCGGTCGCGGATGCCGGCACAGGGGCAGCCGGAGAAACTACTGAGCCCACCAAGTCCAGGCGGCAGGCAAAGCATCCGCTTGAACGGGTGCAGAACGGCGTCGAAACCTCTATCGTGCCACCGGCCACGACTCCGCTCCAGGAAGCCATGAgcatgctggcaacgcccatcgcatcCAACGCCGATGCCGCAGCAACACAAACCGAACTGGAGgcgtgatatgtctcaaacgtatctataatttcttatgttccatgctagttatatgacaatactcacatgttttatatacactttatatcattttgatgcattttccggcactaacctattaacaagatcccGAAGCGCcagtcctgttttctgttgtttttggtttcagaaatcctacacaggaaatattctcggaattggacgaaacaaaagcccacggtcttattttccacggagccttccagaaatccgaagaggagacgaagaggggcgacgaggcggccacaccctaggggggcgcggccccacccctagccgcgtcgccctatggggtgggcccctcgagcgtcccccgactctgccccttcgcctatataatctatcCGTCgctaaaaccctattaccgagagccatggtacgagaaaagttccagagacgccgccgccgccaatcccatctcgggggattctggagatcacctccggcaccctgccggagaggggaatcatcaccggaggactctacatcatcatgcccgcctccggattgatgcgtgagtagttcatctttggactatgggtccataacagtagctagatggttgtcttctcctcttgtgctatcatgtttagatcttgtgagctgcctatcatgatcaagatcgtctatttgtaatgctacatgttgtgtttgttgggatccggcgTTTCATGCAGGTGAATGATGTTATACCAGCAGTTCCGAGATACATGCAGTGGTCCGAACAAGAGATCACATGGTCCTTCAAACATCAGCCGAAAgtgatgccgaatccgggtgaatATGCCCTGGTCATGGATCCTATCATGCATGAACCATCTGCACGTGTCCGGTTTAGCAAAGTGCTAATCGATAATGGCAGcaacatcaacatcatgtaccggcacaccatgcacacgttaggcataacggaaaacaTGTTGGAGCCGAGTCGCACGACTTTCCACGGCATAGTTCCGGGATTGTCCTGCTCTCCGATGGGCAAAGTCCGGGTTGATGTCCTGTTTGGTGGCCGAGATAATTGTCGAGTGGAAAATATTTTGTTTGAGGTGGTCGATCTGGACAtcccttaccatgcactgctggggaggccGGCATTGGTCaggttcatggcctcaactcatacggcttacctgaAAATGAAGATACCGGCACCCAACGGTCCAATAACCGTAGTGGGGAATTACAaggtctcgctggaaacagcTTCAGCCGGATCAAACTTAGCCGAGTCATTGGTGATAGCGGAAGAAAGAAAAGAATCCAAACTGCTGTGGCACTTGCACAATCTTCGCAGCTAAACATGGCGGCACTGAGCAATCAACTCGGTGGAATGGCATTTAAACCGTCAAACGAAACAAAGaacattgtgctggacccggcaTACCCGGAGCGCACCGTTCGCACCGGTGCCGGACTGagtgaagcataggaaagcgcgctcgtcaacttcctccgtgagaatcggaacatctttgcatggtctactgatgacttggtgggtgtactgagggagttggctgagcagtctttgaatgtccggaaggatgctaagccggtgaagcaacctttgcgccggtttgctgaagatcGAAGGAAAATTATCGGAGAGGAAGTTACCAAACTGCTGGTGTCCGGCTTCATTGTGGAAGTGCTACATACCGAGTGGTTGGCCAATCCGGTGCTagtcgagaagaagaaagaagaagacatGAAGGCTCCAAAAGTGTGGCCGATGTGTATTGACTACAACcacctgaacaaggcgtgcccaaaAGATCCATTCTCATTACCTCGAATTGATCAGGTGATCAATTCTGCCGCTGGAtgtgaattgttgtcttttctggatgcttccggtttccaccaaattgctctgaaaaaagaagatcaaataaagactgctttcattaccccgcacggggcatattgctatgtcactatgccttttggtttgagaaatgtcGGTGCAACATACCAACGTTGCATGCAAAAATGCATGCACGACCAAATcggtaaaaatgtgcaagtctatgttgaCGATGTCATGATAAAAACGAAAGTGAAAGATACTCTGATCGATAATCTGagacaaacatttgataacttgcgaaggttccggatgaaacttaatccagcAAAATGCACCTTCAGCGTACCCGCCGGAAAACTGCTAGGTTTCCTGGTCTCAAGCCGTGGTATAGAAGTTAACCCGGTAAAGATTTGGGCCATCAAGGAGCGTAGGAGGATATTTATCTGCGGacatattgctatgtcactattcgtggaagtattatttctagttttcatatcgtgtcCGAACAAGAAGCGTAAGAGGATGTTTATCTGCGGTGTTTCTGTCGTacccaaggtgtcacaagtcttaggtgaATTGACTGCAAGAATTGAAATGGAAAATGGTGAATGCAAATGATGAGATTTTGGAGTATtgataatgcaataaagtaaagtgcataaaagtaaaGAGCTAATAAGAAGTAAAC from Lolium rigidum isolate FL_2022 chromosome 4, APGP_CSIRO_Lrig_0.1, whole genome shotgun sequence encodes the following:
- the LOC124646500 gene encoding protein trichome berefringence-like 7, coding for MVSTSRSGSGRVAQRGGGGGTLPVSPRVSSTQRRWWAASSSNPSLDRAARAFCLASAALALSCLLYLYAFRHDPARGQALTAFTTSTSTTTSSPHHRPETCDVFDGRWVPAPTYPLYNSSECAFAERGFDCLANGRPDTAYLRWRWRPRGCDVPRFAARAALERLRGRRVVFVGDSMSRTQWESFICMLMPGVDDPASVYEVNGNHITKVIRFLAVRFDAFDLTVEFFRSVFLVQQSPPPRHSPKRVKSTLRLDKMDNISRKWANADVLIFNTGHWWTPTKLFNTGCYFQAGRALKLGTTIDVAFRMALQTWASWVERRVDLNRTHVFFRTYEPSHWSDLNQTICEVTEKPSPEAKGNDKSELGDILADVVASMKVPVNVLNVTLMGAFRTDAHVGAWSYPPTILDCSHWCLPGVPDAWNELVFAYLFTNGWRNMAG